In Poecilia reticulata strain Guanapo linkage group LG11, Guppy_female_1.0+MT, whole genome shotgun sequence, the genomic stretch TTCAAAACTATTTTGTACAGCTATTCCGGTGTTTCGCTTTTTTCAGAATGAAGCGGACGCTCCTGCTTGTCCTCGCCTTCTCAGGTCAGTCTGTCAGTTGTGCAGAAGGGTGAAACTCAAAGGGACAGGTCTGATGTTTTTATACAGATATAAGTTATATGAAGTTATTTTCAATACCTCCAGTGGACAGATGTCATACAGTAGTGATTTTGTAGAACGTGAAGAGATTCAGACCTTGTCAGTCCACTATAATCTTACCATGAATGCTGTAGCTTTTGTGAAAGGTCATCAGTTGTTTACATGGGCAGTAATCATATTATTAATTGTTCtttcgataaaaaaaaaaggcaaaatattAAACGCTAATTGATGGCATTTGCTGGACTACAGCAACTAACAGTACAATAAGGATTGTTCATGTAGCTGTTTGAGCTCATTTCCCACTGCTGGTTTCACAGCTTATATTCTAATATTTGTATAATATCAATTGTTTACAGAAGATGTGTTATAAGATgaggtaatatttaaaaaaaaattctcttttcCAGCGGGGGTTTATGTTCTGTCTACCAACCTGTTTCGTGAGTACCACTACGTGAGCAGCCCCAAGACGTGGGCTGAAGCTCAGCGGTACTGCAGAGAGACGTACGCTGACCTGGCCACCGTGGACAGCCCAGAGGAAAACGACAGACTGCTCCTTGAATTGCAGGGATCCGGACAGTTTGCCTGGATCGGGCTttacgacaacacaacgggctGGAAGTGGACAATGGGAGATGATGACTTTGTCGGCAATAACAGTTTCCCACCTTGGGAACTGAATCAGCCTGACAACTATGGCGGCAAGCAGAGCTGCATAGTGATGAACTGGATAGGAGGCTGGCGGGATGAAATCTGCAACACCGAGCGCCCTTTTATCTGCTTTGACGGTAGGTAACTCcacttttcattttccaaatcGAGTGGCAAAGATGAAAAGTGGGACAATAAAACCATCAGAAGTGAATATATTTAGGTCAGGTAAGGATTAAAAAcagtagaagaaaaacatctataGTAGTTTCAAAGAAGAGAATGAGTGaggtttgtctgtttttgctgtttttttctgtgcgGTTTCAGAAATTGACAGTCTGACCGGACGAGCCCCCACTTTTCCACTGTCTGTCCGTGACATTTTCTGTGCTCCTTCTGAGCATCGTTCTACAACCGTAGGagtgttaaaaaaagagaatataagtgaagtttattttttgctgtttttttcttttcttgtagaACACGGCCCTTCTAAATACGTAGTAGTGAATACATTCATGTTTTGGGAAGATGCTAAGAACTACTGTCGGTCCAAACACACAGACCTGGTAAGAGTGTGGAACACGTCTCAGAACGATGAAATCCACCCACTGATTGAGAGGAACTACTGGATCGGCCTTTACAGAGACCTGTGGGCTAACTGGTCTGACCACAGCCTACTGACCTTCACTAACTGGGAGACGGGCCAGCCCGACAACAAAGGCAGCATCAACATGACTTCCTGTGCTGCCGTGGATATGAGCACTGGAACGTGGTGGGATGTTGATTGTAGTGAAGAGCACGAGTTCATCTGTCAGACTCTGATTCCATCCAGTAGAAGGTTGGAGCTGCGCTTCCAGTCC encodes the following:
- the LOC103472047 gene encoding C-type mannose receptor 2-like encodes the protein MKRTLLLVLAFSAGVYVLSTNLFREYHYVSSPKTWAEAQRYCRETYADLATVDSPEENDRLLLELQGSGQFAWIGLYDNTTGWKWTMGDDDFVGNNSFPPWELNQPDNYGGKQSCIVMNWIGGWRDEICNTERPFICFDEHGPSKYVVVNTFMFWEDAKNYCRSKHTDLVRVWNTSQNDEIHPLIERNYWIGLYRDLWANWSDHSLLTFTNWETGQPDNKGSINMTSCAAVDMSTGTWWDVDCSEEHEFICQTLIPSSRRLELRFQSEADLNDPDTQQQILQQLHAKLEADGLTDFKLRWIEKDRQIFHKDTKEKT